In the genome of Malania oleifera isolate guangnan ecotype guangnan chromosome 5, ASM2987363v1, whole genome shotgun sequence, the window AATCTTCAAATGCTTGATATCCAGCCCCAACAAGGTTATTCAAGTGATTGTGTTCCACAAACTCTGGGACACTAGGAACTTCTTTTGTTACAGCTTGTTGAAGAGGTAGGACAAGGAGAGGATTCGAAACATCTCCCAATACGTTCCCTGTGGCAGCAACCTATCAAGCACAATAGACAGCTAACATTAGCCGTAGATAAACTCTTTAGTCCAACAATCAATATACTTTAAATATAGTCAATAATCTAATCATAAACTCACAGCTGCATCTCTAGACGCCATAACAACAATTGCTGAACCTCTTTTCTTAGAACTCTTGATCACTACATCTTCAACCCCTCCAAACTTCTCAAATAATTCCCTCAACCTCTTAGCATCATAGTCCTCACCAACCCTCTCCCACGACACCTTGAGTACCTTCTCCTTATCCAAGCCGCCCCCATCGCCAACCCTGCTGCTCTCTTTTCCTACACCTGCAGTCTCTTTCTTTGAGATTGGTGTTTTAGATGCTGACTTATTTGCATGCATGGCTCTGATTCTTGCAATCTCTTCCTTGAGCTGCCTAGcaattctttcttcttcttctcgagATTTTGCAATGGGGTCTGGAGCAAAGGCCGCTCGCTCTCTTTCTTCAAGATCCGACACCATCTTTCTGCGTTTGGAATCATATTGAGTTTGGCGGTGCTGTTGTTCACGCTTGACACGGAGTAGATCGTCAAACAATTTTCTGGCTTTTGCATCCTTTAAAATCTCGTAAGATGATTTAAGCTTTTGGAAGTTTGCATGAGCATTTGGGTCATCTGGTCTCTTGTCCGGGTGCAATTCCAAAGCCTTCGATCTATAAGCTGTTTTAATCTCCTTTTCTGAGAGCTTTGCCCCTTCCTCACCAGAAGGTAATCCCAAAACCCTATAGTGATCAACCTCAGCTTCCATTTTATGCAGCATGTTACGATACTGCAGATATAGATTCAAATACCAATTTCTCAAATTCTTTCCCCTTTTTTTTCAGCAAGAAGATGGCTCCAAATCAAATATAACCAGATCTAAACAAACTAAAAGagattcaaataaaaattttacttGTTTTTGGGGCTAGGTAAGACGTGCAATTTCAACACCAATAAACCCTGAATTGAGGTAACTTCAATTTAAATGAAA includes:
- the LOC131156614 gene encoding uncharacterized protein LOC131156614, which gives rise to MLHKMEAEVDHYRVLGLPSGEEGAKLSEKEIKTAYRSKALELHPDKRPDDPNAHANFQKLKSSYEILKDAKARKLFDDLLRVKREQQHRQTQYDSKRRKMVSDLEERERAAFAPDPIAKSREEEERIARQLKEEIARIRAMHANKSASKTPISKKETAGVGKESSRVGDGGGLDKEKVLKVSWERVGEDYDAKRLRELFEKFGGVEDVVIKSSKKRGSAIVVMASRDAAVAATGNVLGDVSNPLLVLPLQQAVTKEVPSVPEFVEHNHLNNLVGAGYQAFEDSVLKKLQKAAGSQK